One genomic window of Syngnathoides biaculeatus isolate LvHL_M chromosome 13, ASM1980259v1, whole genome shotgun sequence includes the following:
- the neurod6b gene encoding neurogenic differentiation factor 6-B isoform X1, giving the protein MLTLPFEDAQAMCEPRFGAGYPRAGAPEDRPSPRLRHLRAAADDDEDDDDDEEPCRSAGDDAASSDRDYEQDDSGLLRKKRAPRKKKATKEPHDRSRLRRQEANARERSRMHGLNAALESLRKVVPCYSKTQKLSKIETLRLAKNYIWALSETLSAGKRPDLLAFVQTLCKGLSQPTTNLVAGCLQLNARNFLSDHNGELVFSGRPPYDPLYSSAAYPGPEGSAPAGHGGSGPPDPAKPFRHYGYSGTYEPAYGSPEAGSPHFESPLSPPVNLNGIFSFKHDEPPDYGKGGHHYGVRYCGAPGRAALAHGSVYRVAPEGRYPYDLQVRGQSFQAQGELNAPYHN; this is encoded by the coding sequence ATGTTGACTCTGCCGTTCGAGGACGCGCAGGCGATGTGCGAGCCACGCTTTGGTGCCGGGTACCCCCGCGCAGGTGCCCCCGAGGATCGACCCTCGCCTCGCCTGCGCCACCTCCGGGCCGCCGCCGACGACgatgaagacgacgacgacgacgaggagccCTGCAGGTCCGCCGGGGACGACGCCGCCTCCTCCGACCGGGACTACGAGCAGGACGACAGCGGCCTCCTCCGCAAGAAGCGCGCCCCCCGCAAGAAGAAGGCCACCAAGGAGCCGCACGACCGCTCCAGGCTGCGGCGGCAGGAGGCCAACGCCCGGGAGAGGAGCCGCATGCACGGCCTCAACGCAGCCTTGGAGAGCCTCCGCAAAGTGGTCCCCTGCTACTCCAAAACGCAAAAGCTCTCCAAAATCGAGACCCTGCGCCTGGCCAAGAACTACATCTGGGCTTTGTCGGAGACCCTGAGCGCCGGGAAGAGACCCGACCTCCTGGCTTTCGTGCAGACCCTCTGCAAAGGATTATCGCAGCCCACCACCAACCTGGTGGCCGGCTGCCTGCAGCTCAACGCCCGCAACTTCCTCAGCGACCACAACGGGGAGCTGGTGTTCTCCGGGCGGCCTCCCTACGACCCGCTGTACTCCTCCGCCGCCTACCCGGGCCCCGAGGGGAGCGCGCCCGCCGGGCACGGCGGCTCGGGTCCGCCGGACCCGGCCAAGCCCTTCCGCCACTACGGCTACTCCGGCACCTACGAGCCGGCCTATGGGTCCCCGGAGGCCGGCAGCCCGCACTTCGAGAGCCCGCTGAGTCCGCCCGTCAACCTGAACGGCATTTTCTCCTTCAAGCACGACGAGCCGCCGGACTACGGCAAGGGGGGCCATCACTACGGTGTGCGCTACTGCGGCGCACCCGGACGCGCGGCCCTGGCGCACGGCTCCGTGTACCGGGTGGCCCCGGAGGGCCGCTACCCGTACGACCTGCAAGTCCGCGGCCAGTCTTTCCAAGCGCAGGGCGAGCTCAACGCCCCCTACCACAATTAA
- the neurod6b gene encoding neurogenic differentiation factor 6-B isoform X2, whose translation MCEPRFGAGYPRAGAPEDRPSPRLRHLRAAADDDEDDDDDEEPCRSAGDDAASSDRDYEQDDSGLLRKKRAPRKKKATKEPHDRSRLRRQEANARERSRMHGLNAALESLRKVVPCYSKTQKLSKIETLRLAKNYIWALSETLSAGKRPDLLAFVQTLCKGLSQPTTNLVAGCLQLNARNFLSDHNGELVFSGRPPYDPLYSSAAYPGPEGSAPAGHGGSGPPDPAKPFRHYGYSGTYEPAYGSPEAGSPHFESPLSPPVNLNGIFSFKHDEPPDYGKGGHHYGVRYCGAPGRAALAHGSVYRVAPEGRYPYDLQVRGQSFQAQGELNAPYHN comes from the coding sequence ATGTGCGAGCCACGCTTTGGTGCCGGGTACCCCCGCGCAGGTGCCCCCGAGGATCGACCCTCGCCTCGCCTGCGCCACCTCCGGGCCGCCGCCGACGACgatgaagacgacgacgacgacgaggagccCTGCAGGTCCGCCGGGGACGACGCCGCCTCCTCCGACCGGGACTACGAGCAGGACGACAGCGGCCTCCTCCGCAAGAAGCGCGCCCCCCGCAAGAAGAAGGCCACCAAGGAGCCGCACGACCGCTCCAGGCTGCGGCGGCAGGAGGCCAACGCCCGGGAGAGGAGCCGCATGCACGGCCTCAACGCAGCCTTGGAGAGCCTCCGCAAAGTGGTCCCCTGCTACTCCAAAACGCAAAAGCTCTCCAAAATCGAGACCCTGCGCCTGGCCAAGAACTACATCTGGGCTTTGTCGGAGACCCTGAGCGCCGGGAAGAGACCCGACCTCCTGGCTTTCGTGCAGACCCTCTGCAAAGGATTATCGCAGCCCACCACCAACCTGGTGGCCGGCTGCCTGCAGCTCAACGCCCGCAACTTCCTCAGCGACCACAACGGGGAGCTGGTGTTCTCCGGGCGGCCTCCCTACGACCCGCTGTACTCCTCCGCCGCCTACCCGGGCCCCGAGGGGAGCGCGCCCGCCGGGCACGGCGGCTCGGGTCCGCCGGACCCGGCCAAGCCCTTCCGCCACTACGGCTACTCCGGCACCTACGAGCCGGCCTATGGGTCCCCGGAGGCCGGCAGCCCGCACTTCGAGAGCCCGCTGAGTCCGCCCGTCAACCTGAACGGCATTTTCTCCTTCAAGCACGACGAGCCGCCGGACTACGGCAAGGGGGGCCATCACTACGGTGTGCGCTACTGCGGCGCACCCGGACGCGCGGCCCTGGCGCACGGCTCCGTGTACCGGGTGGCCCCGGAGGGCCGCTACCCGTACGACCTGCAAGTCCGCGGCCAGTCTTTCCAAGCGCAGGGCGAGCTCAACGCCCCCTACCACAATTAA